One Paraglaciecola mesophila genomic region harbors:
- the nudF gene encoding ADP-ribose diphosphatase, translating into MSKIQQFSSKDVEITRKEPLYSGFFKMVKYHFKHKLYKGGWSETVEREIFERGHAVAVLPYDPHLKEFVMIEQIRIGALATSDSPWLLEIVAGIIDPGETPEAVCYREAQEEAGVTITHLKKAISYLASPGGTTERLHIYVAQVDASQAKGVHGLDYESEDILVHRVPEDQALEWINQGKIDNAATLIALQWFAMNKQRVLDDWKD; encoded by the coding sequence ATGTCTAAAATCCAACAGTTTTCTAGCAAAGACGTGGAAATTACGCGCAAAGAGCCACTTTATTCAGGTTTTTTTAAAATGGTGAAATACCATTTTAAACACAAACTGTATAAAGGAGGCTGGAGTGAAACTGTGGAGCGCGAGATATTCGAAAGAGGACATGCTGTTGCAGTATTGCCATATGATCCCCATTTAAAAGAATTCGTCATGATTGAACAAATTCGAATAGGGGCTCTAGCGACGTCCGATTCACCATGGTTGTTGGAGATAGTCGCTGGTATTATAGATCCAGGTGAGACACCAGAGGCCGTGTGTTATCGCGAAGCGCAGGAAGAAGCAGGGGTGACAATCACCCACCTTAAAAAGGCCATAAGCTATTTAGCCAGCCCAGGCGGCACCACGGAAAGATTGCACATTTATGTGGCACAGGTTGATGCCAGCCAAGCGAAGGGCGTTCATGGACTAGACTATGAAAGCGAAGACATTTTGGTACACCGCGTACCAGAAGACCAGGCGCTAGAATGGATTAATCAAGGAAAGATAGATAATGCAGCTACATTAATCGCGCTGCAATGGTTTGCTATGAATAAACAACGAGTACTTGATGACTGGAAAGATTGA
- a CDS encoding DUF1249 domain-containing protein, with the protein MTGKIEQDVRRKYVPHLPSIQRVCALNYVRLIKLLPDCDTEELEYQFRVNKVLNYSIKIVECSRYTSTVVMSQDSVIGPDFMHPVVRVRLYHDAQLAEVIEAQHIGALQPSYEYPNIKMHQKNEKEMVNLFLSEWLLFCSKHKDQLQATSA; encoded by the coding sequence ATGACTGGAAAGATTGAACAAGATGTAAGACGTAAGTATGTGCCGCACTTGCCGAGTATTCAGCGAGTGTGCGCGCTGAACTATGTGCGATTAATAAAGCTTTTGCCGGATTGCGATACCGAAGAGTTAGAATATCAGTTTCGGGTAAACAAGGTTTTGAATTACAGCATCAAAATTGTCGAGTGCAGCCGATACACCAGCACGGTTGTTATGTCTCAAGACTCTGTTATTGGACCTGATTTTATGCACCCAGTTGTGCGTGTGCGTTTATACCATGATGCGCAGTTAGCTGAAGTGATTGAAGCTCAGCATATTGGAGCCTTACAGCCTAGCTATGAGTATCCAAATATCAAAATGCATCAAAAAAACGAAAAAGAGATGGTGAACCTATTTTTGAGCGAATGGTTGTTGTTTTGCTCTAAACATAAAGATCAACTTCAGGCAACGAGTGCTTAA
- a CDS encoding iron-containing alcohol dehydrogenase encodes MQEINDFEFKTVGDIRFGVNAALSLPALLISRFDAKSILVITDKGLLNAGVLDAVFAELDVSGVSFSVFDGVQADPPEAVILAAAEQAKKADVVIGIGGGSSMDSAKLAAVLAMEQQALAEMYGVDLVRSQRKPLVLIPTTAGTGSEVTPISIVTTGESTKAGVVSPMLYPDIALLDPCLTLGLPAHITAETGIDAMVHAIEAFTSKHKKNPLSDNLAIKALALLSSHLPACYADGQDINHRGGTLLGAMLAGQAFANAPVAAVHALAYPLGGIYHMAHGLTNALMLPHVMRFNLPAAEREYAQLALVVNPHSAELTQNEQALGFIEYMQQFCHALGITKRLRDYGITQEALADLASAAMLQTRLLMNNPREMTFEDALAMYQQAW; translated from the coding sequence ATGCAAGAGATTAATGACTTTGAGTTTAAAACCGTAGGCGATATTCGTTTTGGTGTGAATGCGGCTTTGTCTTTACCTGCACTATTGATATCTCGCTTTGATGCGAAATCGATTCTCGTCATTACCGATAAAGGTTTACTCAACGCAGGGGTGCTTGATGCTGTATTCGCTGAGCTGGATGTCTCTGGCGTATCATTCTCAGTCTTTGATGGTGTACAGGCTGACCCGCCAGAAGCAGTTATTTTAGCTGCCGCTGAGCAAGCGAAAAAAGCCGATGTCGTTATTGGCATTGGTGGTGGCAGCTCAATGGACAGTGCCAAACTAGCCGCAGTACTCGCTATGGAGCAACAGGCACTCGCTGAAATGTACGGTGTGGATTTAGTCAGATCACAGCGTAAGCCATTGGTACTTATTCCGACAACCGCGGGAACAGGCTCTGAAGTGACACCTATCTCTATTGTTACCACAGGCGAGTCAACCAAAGCGGGTGTGGTTTCACCAATGTTGTACCCCGATATTGCGTTACTAGATCCATGCCTGACACTAGGTTTGCCCGCCCATATCACCGCCGAAACCGGTATCGACGCCATGGTACATGCTATCGAAGCCTTCACTAGTAAACATAAAAAGAACCCCTTATCGGATAACCTAGCGATCAAAGCATTAGCGCTACTGTCTAGTCATTTGCCCGCTTGCTATGCAGATGGACAAGATATAAATCACCGAGGCGGGACGCTTTTAGGGGCGATGCTGGCAGGGCAAGCCTTCGCAAATGCCCCCGTGGCTGCTGTGCATGCCTTGGCATATCCGTTAGGGGGAATTTACCACATGGCTCACGGGCTAACTAATGCGCTTATGCTGCCCCATGTTATGCGCTTCAATTTACCAGCGGCTGAGCGAGAGTATGCTCAACTCGCCTTAGTGGTGAATCCACACTCAGCTGAGCTCACGCAAAACGAACAGGCCCTAGGGTTCATCGAATATATGCAGCAGTTTTGTCACGCTCTAGGGATCACTAAGCGCCTACGTGATTACGGTATCACGCAAGAGGCGTTAGCGGATTTAGCGAGTGCGGCAATGCTACAAACGCGGTTGTTGATGAATAACCCCCGCGAGATGACGTTTGAAGATGCGCTGGCAATGTATCAACAAGCGTGGTGA
- a CDS encoding NAD(P)/FAD-dependent oxidoreductase, translating to MLRLTDIKLPLDHQDTDLTQAILNKLGCSAAQLGQVSVFKRGFDARNKFDIQLIYTLDIEVDNQQALLAKFDGDPHVRLSPDTRYKFVGHAPEALNERPVVIGLGPCGLFAGLLLAQMGFKPIILERGKEVRERTKDTFGFWRKKPLNTESNVQFGEGGAGTFSDGKLYSQVKDRKHYGRKVLSEFVDAGAPDEIMYVSKPHIGTFKLVAMVERMRAQIIELGGEIRFSTRVDDVHIEHGQLTGLSLSTGEHLPCRHAVLAVGHSARDTFKMLYERNVYIEAKPFSVGFRIEHEQSMIDECRFGPNAGHPILGAADYKLVHHCNNGRAVYSFCMCPGGTVVAAASEEGRVVTNGMSQYSRHERNANSAIVVGIEPEKDFPGHPLAGIDLQRKLEEQAYVLGGSNYDAPAQLIGDFLTGKTSSELGEVKPSYTPGVKLTDLSKVLPDYAISAIREAIPAFDKQIKGFAKADGLLTGVETRTSSPISIKRGADFQSVNVNGLYPAGEGAGYAGGILSAGIDGIKVAEAVALSLLETSQ from the coding sequence ATGCTGCGTTTAACCGATATAAAACTCCCGCTTGATCATCAAGATACGGATCTTACCCAAGCGATATTAAATAAACTGGGTTGCAGCGCAGCACAACTAGGCCAAGTCTCAGTGTTTAAACGCGGCTTTGATGCGCGTAATAAGTTTGATATTCAACTTATCTACACATTAGACATAGAAGTAGATAACCAGCAGGCGCTATTAGCCAAATTCGATGGGGATCCCCATGTCAGGTTATCACCGGATACCCGCTACAAATTTGTGGGTCACGCGCCAGAGGCCTTAAACGAACGTCCTGTCGTGATTGGGCTTGGGCCGTGTGGCTTATTTGCAGGGTTACTGTTAGCGCAAATGGGATTCAAACCAATTATTCTTGAGCGCGGTAAAGAAGTGCGAGAACGCACTAAAGATACGTTTGGCTTTTGGCGTAAAAAGCCCCTTAACACTGAATCAAACGTGCAGTTTGGCGAGGGCGGCGCAGGGACATTTTCAGACGGCAAGTTGTATAGCCAAGTCAAAGATCGTAAACATTATGGTCGCAAGGTACTCAGCGAGTTTGTGGATGCTGGCGCACCAGACGAAATCATGTACGTGAGCAAACCTCATATAGGTACGTTTAAGCTGGTGGCTATGGTCGAGCGTATGCGTGCACAAATTATTGAACTGGGCGGTGAAATTCGTTTTAGTACCCGAGTCGATGATGTGCATATCGAGCATGGGCAACTGACAGGGTTAAGCTTATCCACTGGCGAGCATTTGCCCTGCCGCCACGCAGTATTGGCTGTGGGTCATAGCGCCCGTGACACCTTCAAAATGCTGTATGAGCGCAATGTGTATATTGAAGCCAAGCCATTCTCAGTGGGTTTTAGAATTGAACATGAGCAATCTATGATTGATGAGTGTCGTTTTGGGCCCAATGCGGGGCACCCTATTTTAGGGGCGGCAGATTATAAACTGGTACATCATTGTAATAATGGCCGTGCGGTGTACAGCTTTTGTATGTGTCCAGGTGGCACAGTGGTAGCCGCTGCATCAGAAGAAGGCCGTGTGGTAACGAACGGCATGAGCCAATATTCACGTCATGAGCGTAACGCTAACAGTGCAATAGTGGTGGGGATTGAGCCGGAGAAAGACTTTCCCGGTCACCCACTAGCTGGGATTGATTTACAGCGTAAGTTAGAAGAGCAGGCCTATGTACTAGGTGGTAGTAATTATGATGCCCCAGCACAACTCATTGGTGATTTTTTAACAGGGAAAACTTCTTCTGAATTAGGTGAGGTAAAGCCGTCCTACACTCCTGGGGTTAAGCTCACCGATTTATCTAAGGTGTTACCGGATTATGCAATAAGCGCGATTCGTGAAGCGATCCCTGCGTTTGATAAACAAATTAAAGGATTCGCCAAAGCGGATGGCTTGCTAACTGGGGTAGAAACCCGCACCTCTTCACCCATCTCGATTAAACGTGGTGCTGACTTTCAAAGTGTTAATGTAAATGGGCTTTACCCTGCTGGGGAAGGCGCAGGTTATGCAGGAGGGATTTTATCGGCGGGGATTGACGGGATCAAAGTTGCTGAGGCAGTGGCATTATCTCTGTTGGAAACAAGCCAGTAA
- the fdxA gene encoding ferredoxin FdxA, with the protein MTFVVTDNCIKCKYTDCVAVCPVDAFFEGPNFLVIDPDICIDCALCEPECPAKAIFQDDKLPAGQEAFNELNAELSKIWPNIIEVIPPPADAKEWDGVPNKLEYLET; encoded by the coding sequence ATGACCTTTGTAGTCACTGACAACTGTATAAAATGCAAATACACAGACTGCGTTGCCGTATGTCCCGTGGATGCCTTTTTTGAAGGGCCAAATTTCTTAGTGATCGACCCAGACATCTGTATTGATTGCGCATTATGTGAACCTGAATGCCCAGCCAAAGCGATATTCCAAGATGATAAGCTGCCTGCTGGGCAAGAAGCCTTCAATGAACTTAATGCTGAGCTCTCTAAAATTTGGCCGAATATCATAGAAGTTATCCCTCCTCCGGCCGACGCGAAAGAATGGGATGGCGTGCCAAATAAGCTAGAGTACTTAGAAACCTGA
- the trxC gene encoding thioredoxin TrxC — protein sequence MHIVCPHCYAINNVPESKEHTQANCGKCQQKLHTHQPCQLTQGQFYRYIERNHLPVLVDFWASWCGPCKNFAPVFAKLAGQTDSILFAQLNTEYAQQISGEAGIRSIPTLILFHQGKEIDRVSGALDEAQLRQWIMQAIQKC from the coding sequence ATGCATATCGTTTGCCCCCATTGCTATGCCATTAATAATGTCCCTGAAAGTAAAGAACATACTCAAGCCAATTGCGGTAAATGCCAACAGAAATTGCACACCCACCAACCCTGCCAATTAACCCAAGGACAGTTTTACCGGTACATTGAACGTAACCATTTACCTGTATTGGTCGATTTCTGGGCCAGTTGGTGCGGGCCATGCAAAAATTTTGCTCCGGTCTTCGCGAAATTAGCAGGCCAGACTGACAGCATTCTGTTCGCGCAGTTAAATACTGAATATGCCCAGCAAATTAGCGGCGAGGCAGGAATACGCAGTATCCCAACATTGATTCTGTTTCATCAAGGCAAAGAAATAGACAGGGTGTCAGGTGCTTTAGATGAAGCGCAATTGAGACAATGGATCATGCAAGCGATACAAAAATGTTAG
- a CDS encoding hydroxymethylglutaryl-CoA reductase, protein MSDNKAAPSIPRDKENDHTQTMAEQRQAFVKQYTQSELNHVGHYSLSPEQTAGNIENFIGIAQVPIGLAGPVRVNGEHAKGDFYVPLATTEGTLVASYNRGMRVLGAAGGVKVTVVDDVMQRAPVFIFEDARQAHAFGNWISAQFDHIKSQAETTTSVGKLRNIEQYAAARMLYLRFNFTTGDAAGQNMVGKATFAACEWIKANYPGAGLQRYNLSGAMDTDKKHSQLNTLHSRGKRVIAEATISSEILESKLGVSAQMLFKMRQISNMGSFMAGSINNGSHSANGITAMFIACGQDAANVAESSAALSFVDVDEQGNFYIAITLPSLIVATYGGGTALATQKECLEMMDCFGEGKAKKLAEIIAATVLAGELSLSAAVLAGDWVTSHDALGRNR, encoded by the coding sequence ATGTCAGATAACAAAGCAGCCCCGTCTATTCCTCGTGACAAAGAAAATGACCATACCCAAACCATGGCTGAGCAGCGCCAAGCATTTGTAAAACAATATACGCAAAGTGAGCTTAATCACGTTGGGCATTATTCTTTAAGTCCGGAGCAAACCGCCGGTAATATTGAAAACTTCATTGGTATCGCCCAAGTCCCAATAGGCCTAGCTGGGCCAGTCAGGGTCAATGGTGAACATGCCAAGGGCGACTTCTATGTTCCTCTGGCAACAACCGAAGGCACGTTAGTCGCCAGTTATAACCGAGGTATGCGCGTACTTGGCGCAGCAGGTGGCGTAAAGGTCACCGTAGTAGATGATGTCATGCAACGAGCTCCGGTTTTTATTTTTGAAGATGCCCGCCAAGCTCACGCATTTGGGAATTGGATAAGCGCACAGTTTGACCACATAAAATCACAAGCCGAAACCACCACCAGTGTCGGTAAACTGCGTAACATAGAGCAGTATGCAGCGGCGCGTATGCTGTATTTGCGCTTTAACTTCACCACAGGTGATGCAGCTGGGCAAAATATGGTGGGTAAAGCGACGTTTGCTGCCTGTGAATGGATAAAAGCGAATTACCCCGGCGCAGGTTTGCAGCGTTATAATTTATCCGGCGCAATGGATACTGACAAAAAGCACTCTCAGCTCAATACCCTGCACAGTCGCGGCAAACGAGTGATTGCCGAGGCAACCATAAGCAGCGAAATTCTAGAGTCAAAACTTGGTGTGTCAGCGCAGATGTTATTTAAAATGCGGCAAATATCCAATATGGGCAGCTTTATGGCAGGCTCAATCAACAATGGCTCACACTCAGCTAACGGCATCACGGCTATGTTTATCGCTTGCGGACAAGATGCGGCCAACGTAGCGGAATCTTCCGCGGCACTTTCGTTTGTCGATGTGGATGAACAAGGCAACTTCTACATTGCGATTACCCTGCCTTCATTGATAGTCGCCACTTATGGGGGCGGTACCGCGCTGGCAACGCAAAAAGAATGCTTAGAAATGATGGACTGCTTTGGTGAAGGTAAAGCAAAAAAACTTGCTGAAATCATCGCAGCGACTGTTCTAGCTGGCGAATTATCCTTAAGCGCCGCTGTGTTAGCCGGCGACTGGGTAACCAGTCACGATGCATTGGGGCGTAATCGCTAA
- a CDS encoding ion transporter — MNALSLQAKFIRIRSNKLFEIFVISVIIFSALLVGAKTYEMSPTMYHLTQFLDWFISAFFLTEITIRFLAEERKKDFFKNFWNVFDTLIVVVSLIPAEDADLAVIARLVRVFRVLRMISIIPELRILLVSLVKALPQLGYVMLLMFIIFYIYAAIGSTLFESINPDLWGDIAISLLTLFRVMTFEDWTDVMYETMEVYPLSWAFYLTFIFFTAFAFLNMVIGIVVNVMEQENELARKQKAKEEAAEHDLEEEPTLSDLLVHIKGLQQQVEQLSAQTTKQEK; from the coding sequence ATGAACGCGTTATCCCTACAAGCCAAATTTATTCGTATTCGTTCGAACAAACTGTTCGAGATTTTTGTGATTTCGGTGATCATATTTTCAGCCCTGTTGGTGGGGGCAAAAACCTATGAAATGTCACCTACTATGTATCACCTCACCCAGTTTTTAGATTGGTTTATCAGTGCGTTTTTCTTAACTGAAATTACCATTCGCTTTTTGGCAGAGGAACGCAAGAAGGACTTCTTTAAGAATTTCTGGAATGTTTTCGATACCTTGATTGTTGTCGTTAGCCTTATTCCGGCGGAGGACGCCGACCTTGCCGTTATCGCCCGTTTAGTCAGAGTGTTTCGCGTATTGCGGATGATTTCTATCATTCCTGAGCTACGTATTTTACTTGTATCCTTGGTGAAGGCCCTACCACAACTGGGCTACGTCATGTTGCTGATGTTCATAATCTTCTATATCTATGCTGCAATAGGTAGCACCTTGTTTGAAAGTATTAACCCTGATTTATGGGGTGATATCGCGATCTCCCTGCTCACCCTATTCAGAGTGATGACCTTTGAGGATTGGACTGATGTGATGTACGAAACCATGGAGGTGTATCCTCTGAGCTGGGCTTTTTACCTTACGTTTATTTTCTTTACTGCCTTTGCGTTTCTAAACATGGTGATTGGCATAGTCGTTAATGTGATGGAGCAGGAAAATGAGTTAGCCCGCAAGCAAAAAGCCAAAGAAGAGGCCGCGGAGCACGACTTAGAAGAAGAGCCAACACTCAGCGACTTGTTAGTGCACATCAAAGGGCTGCAACAGCAAGTTGAGCAGCTTAGTGCACAAACCACCAAACAGGAGAAATAA
- a CDS encoding metallophosphoesterase family protein, producing MSYKIAQISDCHLFADKHQVGYQDINPYNSLQAVLANVASNQPDLVILSGDISAEDSADEGLASYQLFSQLWQQSQLAAPLLVIPGNHDHLEPLNTELNDSVGWPVSLNAGPCWKVHGFNTKTDDSSGEISASELAYLTEQVHLNPRLHHLLVVHHHPHACGGWMDNHPWRNSDVFLQRVAQLPQIKVVLHGHIHHARVMHSEQCIFMSAPSTCWQWANTKEFAASHEAPGYRMLELNDNGRVETRIMRI from the coding sequence TTGAGTTACAAGATAGCGCAAATATCAGATTGTCATTTATTTGCCGATAAGCACCAAGTGGGTTATCAGGACATCAATCCATATAATAGCTTGCAGGCTGTGTTAGCTAATGTGGCATCCAACCAACCCGATTTAGTGATTCTCAGCGGCGATATCAGTGCTGAAGACTCTGCCGACGAAGGCTTAGCCAGCTATCAATTATTTTCCCAATTATGGCAACAGAGTCAATTAGCTGCGCCACTTCTGGTGATACCTGGTAATCATGATCATCTTGAGCCGCTAAACACAGAACTTAATGACTCCGTGGGCTGGCCAGTTTCTTTGAATGCAGGGCCTTGCTGGAAAGTCCATGGTTTCAATACGAAAACGGACGACTCGTCTGGGGAAATATCGGCCTCTGAGCTTGCGTACCTCACAGAGCAAGTCCACCTTAATCCGAGACTACACCACTTGCTGGTGGTGCATCATCATCCCCATGCGTGTGGAGGGTGGATGGACAATCACCCATGGCGAAACAGTGACGTCTTTTTGCAGCGAGTTGCCCAGCTTCCTCAAATTAAAGTGGTGTTGCACGGGCATATTCATCACGCCCGTGTGATGCATAGTGAGCAATGTATTTTTATGTCGGCCCCTTCAACATGTTGGCAATGGGCCAATACAAAAGAATTTGCAGCCAGTCACGAAGCACCTGGTTATCGCATGCTCGAACTGAATGATAACGGACGGGTTGAGACCCGCATCATGAGAATTTAA
- a CDS encoding acyl-CoA thioesterase — protein sequence MTTSTTAKKSPPTRSDFRYFDTIDTRWADNDVYGHVNNVAYYSFFDTVVNRLLIDNGWLQLEGSGPIGLVVETRCQYFASVSYPAVLDIGLTILKLGNSSVVYQLAVFSEGSEQASAVGQFVHVYVDRSSHMPTSLPAELRAGLSHYLKVSDEPE from the coding sequence ATGACAACATCAACGACAGCTAAAAAATCCCCTCCTACGCGCAGTGATTTTCGCTATTTCGATACGATCGATACACGCTGGGCCGATAATGATGTGTATGGTCATGTCAATAACGTGGCGTATTACAGCTTTTTCGATACAGTGGTTAATCGTTTATTAATTGATAATGGCTGGCTACAGCTAGAGGGCAGTGGCCCTATTGGCTTAGTGGTAGAAACACGCTGCCAGTATTTTGCATCTGTGAGCTACCCGGCCGTGCTGGACATTGGTTTGACTATTTTAAAGCTGGGGAATAGCTCAGTGGTTTATCAACTCGCGGTATTTTCAGAGGGGAGTGAACAGGCAAGCGCTGTGGGGCAATTTGTACATGTCTACGTGGACCGTTCGTCGCACATGCCAACGTCTTTACCTGCAGAGCTGCGCGCTGGCTTGAGCCATTATCTTAAGGTCAGCGACGAGCCAGAGTAG
- the tolC gene encoding outer membrane channel protein TolC gives MKKTLLSLLIGFGVSNHAFADDLLSVYQQALQHDPATLQSQANREAAFSDIEISRAGLLPQVSLSLQAAETYGDLDRSTNDVTLNLSQTIYDRSLWVGLDRAELVASQSDASLAFTMQNLILRTVSAYFDTLQAQDDLAFARAEKRAIARQLEQTKQRFEVGLTAITDVHEAQAQYDTSVAAEISAENAVETNLEALREITGIYHSELNVLNTEQFSASLPTPANVNDWLKTAEQRNLELLVSNASVDIAKFDIKSARSGHYPTVGISGSANSNDTDGFAINPGAGGSDRFNTYGLTLSVDVPLYTGGLVTANVESAKHRFVATSEDRERIHRSVIRSVRSNYNDIKAAISRIKAFEQAVVSAQSALKATEAGFDVGTRTIVDVLDSTRNLFDARRNLSSARYGYVISVLNLKLAAGTLSIEDVTDINQGLTAQLEE, from the coding sequence ATGAAAAAAACACTTCTTTCGCTATTGATTGGCTTTGGCGTTTCGAATCACGCATTTGCTGATGATTTACTAAGCGTATATCAGCAAGCACTTCAGCACGATCCAGCAACATTGCAATCTCAAGCAAACAGAGAAGCGGCTTTTTCTGATATTGAAATCAGCCGAGCGGGTCTGTTACCGCAAGTCTCATTGAGTTTGCAAGCAGCTGAAACCTATGGCGATTTAGACCGTTCAACCAACGACGTCACATTAAACTTATCACAAACCATCTATGATCGTTCACTTTGGGTTGGATTAGACCGAGCAGAGCTTGTGGCCAGCCAATCTGATGCCTCACTTGCATTTACCATGCAAAATCTCATCTTACGCACAGTGAGTGCATATTTCGACACACTTCAAGCGCAAGACGACCTCGCATTCGCCCGCGCAGAAAAGCGTGCAATTGCTCGTCAACTCGAACAAACAAAGCAACGCTTTGAAGTAGGTTTAACGGCCATCACAGATGTACATGAAGCCCAAGCACAATACGATACCTCAGTGGCCGCTGAAATCAGCGCCGAAAACGCAGTAGAAACCAACCTTGAAGCTCTGCGTGAAATCACCGGTATTTATCACTCTGAACTAAACGTTCTAAATACTGAGCAATTCTCAGCCAGCTTACCCACACCAGCGAACGTAAATGATTGGCTCAAAACCGCTGAACAACGTAATTTAGAGCTATTAGTATCCAATGCCAGTGTTGATATCGCTAAATTTGATATTAAAAGTGCTCGCTCTGGCCATTACCCAACTGTTGGCATAAGCGGTAGCGCGAATAGTAATGATACTGATGGTTTTGCTATTAACCCGGGAGCGGGTGGCAGTGATCGTTTCAACACTTATGGTTTAACGTTATCAGTAGACGTGCCTTTATATACAGGTGGCCTTGTGACAGCCAACGTTGAATCGGCAAAACACAGATTTGTCGCTACAAGCGAAGATCGTGAGCGCATTCACCGCTCAGTGATCCGCAGTGTTCGTTCAAATTACAATGACATCAAGGCCGCTATTTCGCGTATCAAAGCGTTCGAACAAGCCGTTGTATCTGCTCAAAGCGCATTAAAAGCCACAGAGGCAGGGTTTGACGTTGGTACCCGCACCATAGTTGACGTACTCGACAGCACGCGTAATTTATTTGATGCTCGCCGTAACCTTTCAAGTGCACGATATGGTTACGTGATCAGCGTACTAAACCTTAAGCTAGCCGCAGGTACTTTATCAATTGAAGACGTAACGGATATTAACCAAGGCCTTACCGCCCAGCTTGAAGAGTAG